The Salvelinus alpinus chromosome 35, SLU_Salpinus.1, whole genome shotgun sequence genome window below encodes:
- the tstd3 gene encoding thiosulfate sulfurtransferase/rhodanese-like domain-containing protein 3 — translation MAQKACSRLAAAIPWLLANRNVISASRRALSNTFGTHSRCASYIHATHKEYLLRSFSSSPLPETDVSYEQLKKLIATRTSVVIDVREPWELREYGNIPGSINVPLGQVNIALQLNPEEFKEKYGGDMPQPTDHIVFSCLAGIRSQKALDQAVSLGYKDVQHYAGGWQDWAKCEQES, via the exons ATGGCTCAGAAAGCTTGTTCGAGGCTTGCCGCAGCGATTCCATGGCTTTTAGCAAACCGAAATGTCATTTCAGCCTCACGAAGAGCACTGTCAAACACATTCGGTACTCACTCCCGATGTGCATCAT ATATCCATGCCACCCACAAAGAGTACCTGTTACGTAGTTTCAGCTCATCCCCATTGCCAGAAACTGATGTCTCTTACGAACAATTAAAGAAACTAATCGCTACCCGAACAAGTGTGGTAATAGATGTCCGGGAGCCGTGGGAACTCCGAGAGTACGGAAACATCCCGGGGTCAATCAACGTACCTC TGGGACAGGTGAACATTGCCCTCCAGCTGAATCCTGAGGAGTTCAAGGAGAAGTATGGTGGAGACATGCCCCAGCCGACAGACCACATTGTCTTTTCCTGCCTGGCTGGGATCAGGAGCCAAAAAGCCCTAGACCAAGCCGTCTCTCTAGGATATAAAGA cgtACAACACTATGCAGGTGGATGGCAAGATTGGGCAAAATGTGAACAGGAAAGCTGA
- the LOC139564440 gene encoding desmin-like isoform X1: MSRSPERISSYRRHFEDSSSSSSYQVRVSSPSPTRRVNRHQSASYSRSAGASGMQAQTMGRRTVSTSRNARMVGGNVGTMACVGYGNGAPVDLDASAAENKVFLSTRSGERQEMVILNDRLAVYIEKVRSLEQQNKLLEMEIDGIQNRFVKPSGLRKLYEDQLRDLKRIADQMRMQRDQALAGKEAMAGQLEITKVKYEEAVELRRQAEMEIEAFRPDVDRATSQRIALEKQLEQLEVEIEFLQRVHKAEIEELLKMIYAAHSSAQSAYDLPDISGALKQIQAQYDEIAAKNLQEMDSWYKSKFEDLNSKTTKHVDIVRSVREEVAGAKKDILNKERGLEALMTKNEALEAQIREAQEKYKKELEDLQARIEALKEELKSTKSKIALHLREYQDLLNMKMALEIEITTYRKLIEGEDLRLTTMVGTMSIMSSSSSSMSAGMSVGMAGGIGPGGSGGGMGGGMGGAGSLGGGMGAGGMGAGGMGAGGRGGAGSLGGGMGAGGMGAGGLGAGGRGGAGSIGGGGMGAGGIGAKGVGAGGVGAGGLGAGSTGAGGMGGGMDGGGIGAVASGAKGMGAGAMGAGGNGEGMGEGMGKGAGDYGYGASMEYSHEEQAVEMTERRTVLIRTVKSEDETLESDTTEQTYIISGAADDSDEE; encoded by the exons ATGAGTCGCAGCCCTGAGAGGATTTCGTCCTACCGACGCCACTTTGAGGACAGCAGCAGCTCATCCTCCTACCAGGTTAGGGTGTCCAGCCCATCCCCGACCCGGAGGGTTAACCGCCACCAGTCAGCCAGCTACTCACGCAGTGCCGGAGCCAGCGGTATGCAGGCCCAGACCATGGGCAGAAGGACCGTCTCCACCTCACGCAACGCCCGTATGGTTGG CGGGAATGTGGGAACCATGGCATGTGTGGGATATGGCAACGGGGCCCCGGTGGACCTGGACGCATCTGCCGCGGAGAACAAAGTATTCCTCAGCACGCGCAGTGGTGAGCGGCAGGAGATGGTCATACTGAACGACAGACTTGCTGTTTACATTGAGAAG GTTCGATCCCTGGAGCAGCAGAACAAGCTGTTGGAGATGGAGATTGACGGCATCCAGAACCGGTTCGTGAAGCCGTCGGGCCTCCGCAAACTCTATGAGGATCAGCTGAGAGATCTGAAGAGGATTGCAGATCAGATGAGAATGCAGCGG GACCAAGCCTTAGCTGGCAAAGAGGCCATGGCAGGTCAACTGGAGATAACCAAAGTCAAATACGAGGAGGCGGTTGAGCTGAGGAGGCAGGCCGAGATGGAGATAGAAGCATTCCGTCCG GATGTGGACAGAGCCACCTCTCAGCGCATCGCACTGGAGAAACAGCTGGAGCAGTTGGAGGTGGAGATTGAATTCCTTCAGAGGGTGCACAAAGCG GAAATTGAAGAGCTACTGAAAATGATATATGCTGCCCACTCCTCAGCCCAGAGCGCTTATGACCTCCCCGACATCTCAGGCGCTCTCAAACAAATCCAAGCTCAGTATGACGAAATTGCGGCAAAGAATTTACAG GAAATGGATTCCTGGTATAAAAGTAAATTTGAAGACCTGAACAGCAAGACAACAAAACATGTGGATATAGTTCGAAGTGTCAGGGAAGAAGTTGCTGGCGCCAAGAAGGAT ATCCTAAACAAAGAGCGTGGCCTGGAAGCTCTGATGACCAAGAATGAGGCTCTGGAGGCACAAATTCGTGAAGCACAGGAAAAGTACAAGAAAGAGCTGGAGGACCTTCAG GCAAGAATTGAGGCCCTGAAGGAGGAGCTGAAATCCACCAAGTCGAAGATCGCTCTGCACCTGCGTGAATACCAGGACCTTCTGAACATGAAGATGGCTCTGGAGATTGAGATCACAACTTACAG GAAGCTGATTGAGGGCGAGGACTTGCGACTCACAACCATGGTTGGGACCATGTCCATAATGAGTAGCAGCTCAAGCTCCATGAGCGCTGGGATGAGTGTGGGCATGGCTGGAGGCATTGGACCTGGAGGCAGTGGTGGAGGAATGGGTGGAGGAATGGGTGGAGCTGGAAGCTTAGGTGGAGGCATGGGTGCTGGAGGGATGGGAGCTGGAGGCATGGGTGCAGGAGGCAGGGGTGGAGCTGGAAGCCTTGGTGGAGGAATGGGTGCTGGAGGGATGGGAGCTGGAGGATTGGGTGCAGGAGGCAGGGGTGGAGCTGGAAGCATTGGTGGTGGAGGAATGGGAGCTGGAGGAATTGGAGCCAAAGGCGTGGGTGCTGGAGGCGTGGGTGCTGGAGGCCTAGGAGCTGGAAGCACAGGTGCTGGAGGAATGGGTGGAGGCATGGATGGTGGAGGAATTGGTGCTGTAGCCAGTGGTGCTAAAGGCATGGGTGCTGGAGCTATGGGTGCTGGAGGCAATGGTGAAGGCATGGGCGAAGGCATGGGAAAAGGTGCAGGTGATTATGGGTACGGCGCCTCCATGGAGTACTCCCACGAGGAGCAGGCagtggagatgacagagaggaggacGGTGCTCATCAG AACAGTTAAATCAGAGGATGAGACACTGGAAAGCGACACAACGGAGCAAACCTACATAATCTCTGGCGCTGCCGACGACTCGGACGAGGAATAG
- the LOC139564440 gene encoding desmin-like isoform X2: MSRSPERISSYRRHFEDSSSSSSYQVRVSSPSPTRRVNRHQSASYSRSAGASGMQAQTMGRRTVSTSRNARMVGGNVGTMACVGYGNGAPVDLDASAAENKVFLSTRSGERQEMVILNDRLAVYIEKVRSLEQQNKLLEMEIDGIQNRFVKPSGLRKLYEDQLRDLKRIADQMRMQRDQALAGKEAMAGQLEITKVKYEEAVELRRQAEMEIEAFRPDVDRATSQRIALEKQLEQLEVEIEFLQRVHKAEIEELLKMIYAAHSSAQSAYDLPDISGALKQIQAQYDEIAAKNLQEMDSWYKSKFEDLNSKTTKHVDIVRSVREEVAGAKKDILNKERGLEALMTKNEALEAQIREAQEKYKKELEDLQARIEALKEELKSTKSKIALHLREYQDLLNMKMALEIEITTYRKLIEGEDLRLTTMVGTMSIMSSSSSSMSAGMSVGMAGGIGPGGSGGGMGGGMGGAGSLGGGMGAGGMGAGGMGAGGRGGAGSLGGGMGAGGMGAGGLGAGGRGGAGSIGGGGMGAGGIGAKGVGAGGVGAGGLGAGSTGAGGMGGGMDGGGIGAVASGAKGMGAGAMGAGGNGEGMGEGMGKGAGDYGYGASMEYSHEEQAVEMTERRTVLIS; encoded by the exons ATGAGTCGCAGCCCTGAGAGGATTTCGTCCTACCGACGCCACTTTGAGGACAGCAGCAGCTCATCCTCCTACCAGGTTAGGGTGTCCAGCCCATCCCCGACCCGGAGGGTTAACCGCCACCAGTCAGCCAGCTACTCACGCAGTGCCGGAGCCAGCGGTATGCAGGCCCAGACCATGGGCAGAAGGACCGTCTCCACCTCACGCAACGCCCGTATGGTTGG CGGGAATGTGGGAACCATGGCATGTGTGGGATATGGCAACGGGGCCCCGGTGGACCTGGACGCATCTGCCGCGGAGAACAAAGTATTCCTCAGCACGCGCAGTGGTGAGCGGCAGGAGATGGTCATACTGAACGACAGACTTGCTGTTTACATTGAGAAG GTTCGATCCCTGGAGCAGCAGAACAAGCTGTTGGAGATGGAGATTGACGGCATCCAGAACCGGTTCGTGAAGCCGTCGGGCCTCCGCAAACTCTATGAGGATCAGCTGAGAGATCTGAAGAGGATTGCAGATCAGATGAGAATGCAGCGG GACCAAGCCTTAGCTGGCAAAGAGGCCATGGCAGGTCAACTGGAGATAACCAAAGTCAAATACGAGGAGGCGGTTGAGCTGAGGAGGCAGGCCGAGATGGAGATAGAAGCATTCCGTCCG GATGTGGACAGAGCCACCTCTCAGCGCATCGCACTGGAGAAACAGCTGGAGCAGTTGGAGGTGGAGATTGAATTCCTTCAGAGGGTGCACAAAGCG GAAATTGAAGAGCTACTGAAAATGATATATGCTGCCCACTCCTCAGCCCAGAGCGCTTATGACCTCCCCGACATCTCAGGCGCTCTCAAACAAATCCAAGCTCAGTATGACGAAATTGCGGCAAAGAATTTACAG GAAATGGATTCCTGGTATAAAAGTAAATTTGAAGACCTGAACAGCAAGACAACAAAACATGTGGATATAGTTCGAAGTGTCAGGGAAGAAGTTGCTGGCGCCAAGAAGGAT ATCCTAAACAAAGAGCGTGGCCTGGAAGCTCTGATGACCAAGAATGAGGCTCTGGAGGCACAAATTCGTGAAGCACAGGAAAAGTACAAGAAAGAGCTGGAGGACCTTCAG GCAAGAATTGAGGCCCTGAAGGAGGAGCTGAAATCCACCAAGTCGAAGATCGCTCTGCACCTGCGTGAATACCAGGACCTTCTGAACATGAAGATGGCTCTGGAGATTGAGATCACAACTTACAG GAAGCTGATTGAGGGCGAGGACTTGCGACTCACAACCATGGTTGGGACCATGTCCATAATGAGTAGCAGCTCAAGCTCCATGAGCGCTGGGATGAGTGTGGGCATGGCTGGAGGCATTGGACCTGGAGGCAGTGGTGGAGGAATGGGTGGAGGAATGGGTGGAGCTGGAAGCTTAGGTGGAGGCATGGGTGCTGGAGGGATGGGAGCTGGAGGCATGGGTGCAGGAGGCAGGGGTGGAGCTGGAAGCCTTGGTGGAGGAATGGGTGCTGGAGGGATGGGAGCTGGAGGATTGGGTGCAGGAGGCAGGGGTGGAGCTGGAAGCATTGGTGGTGGAGGAATGGGAGCTGGAGGAATTGGAGCCAAAGGCGTGGGTGCTGGAGGCGTGGGTGCTGGAGGCCTAGGAGCTGGAAGCACAGGTGCTGGAGGAATGGGTGGAGGCATGGATGGTGGAGGAATTGGTGCTGTAGCCAGTGGTGCTAAAGGCATGGGTGCTGGAGCTATGGGTGCTGGAGGCAATGGTGAAGGCATGGGCGAAGGCATGGGAAAAGGTGCAGGTGATTATGGGTACGGCGCCTCCATGGAGTACTCCCACGAGGAGCAGGCagtggagatgacagagaggaggacGGTGCTCATCAG TTAA